DNA from Paraburkholderia largidicola:
CCGCCATGCGCGCTTTCCACTTCGCGTGGATGGCGTTCTTCGTCTGCTTCTTCGCGTGGTTCGCGTGCGCGCCGCTGATGCCGCTCATCAAGCAGGAGTTCCACCTCACGGCGGATCAGGTCGCGAACATCAACATCGCCGCCGTATCGATCACGATTCTCGTGCGTCTGATCGTCGGTCCGATGTGCGATCGCTTCGGTCCGCGCAAGGTCTACGTCGCGTTGATGGTGGTCGGTGCGTTGCCCGTGCTCGGCGCCGCGCTCGCGCACAGCTACACGATGTTTCTGTTGTGCCGGCTCGGCATCGGCGCAGTCGGCGCGAGCTTCGTCATCACGCAATATCACACCTCGGTGATGTTCGCGCCCAACGTGGTCGGCACCGCGAACGCGACGAGTGCAGGTTGGGGCAACGCAGGCGCAGGCGCTGCACAGATGCTCGTGCCGCTGATGCTCGCTGGGGCCGTCGCGCTGGGCGCGAGCAACGCCGACGCATGGCGTCTGACGCTCGTGCTGCCGGGCATCGCGATGCCCATCATGGCCGCGCTCTACTGGCGCTTCACGCAGGATTGCCCGCAAGGCAATTTCACGGAACTGCGCGCACGCGGCATCGCCATCGATAGCGGCAAGAAAGGCGGCTGGGCGAGCCTGCTCGCGGCATCGCGCAACTATCGCGTGTGGATGCTGTTCGTCACCTACGCCGCGTGCTTCGGCGTCGAGGTGTTCATCCACAACGTCGCGGCCATCTATTACGTCGATCACTTCCAGCTGTCGCTGCGCGACGCCGGTCTCGCGGCGGGCAGCTTCGGCCTGCTCGCGATCTTCGCGCGCCCGCTCGGCGGTCTGCTGTCGGACTGGGGTGCGAAGCGTCGCGGACTGTCCGCACGCTCCATGCTGCTGTTCGCACTGATCGCCGGCGAAGGCGTGGGCCTGCTTCTGTTCTCGCAGGCAAGCCACGCGGCGCTCGCCGTGATCGCGATGCTGCTGTTCGGGCTCTTCACACACATGGCGTGCGGCGCGACCTACGCGCTCGTGCCGTTCATCGACCGCAAGGCGCTTGGCGGCGTGGCGGGCATCGTCGGCGCGGGCGGCAATGTCGGCGCGGTGGCGGCGGGCTTCCTGGCGAAGGGCATGGGCGACCTGCATCAAACCCTGCTGACGCTCGGCGGCTTCGTCAGCGCGTCCGCGATCTGTGCGATCGCCGTGCGCTTTTCCGCCGAACACACTGCTCGCGATACCGCACTCGGTGCAACGAATTAAATCAATGAATCCCCTCTCTGACAGGATCGGCGACATGAAAGTCATCGTTATCGGCCACGGCATGGTCGGCCACAAACTGCTCGAATGCCTCGCGGAACAAGCCACGGCGCGCCTCGACATCACCGTGCTGTGCGAAGAGCCGCGTCCCGCTTACGATCGCGTGCATCTGTCGGAGTTCTTCTCGGGCAAGTCCGCCGACGATCTGTCGCTGGTCGAACCCGGCTTCTTCGATCGCGACGACATGGTGCTGCGCCTGAACGCGAAGGCCGTGTCGATCGATCGCGACGCGCACACGGTGACGACCTCGACGGGCGAAACGCTTTCCTACGACAAGCTCGTGATCGCCAGCGGCTCGTACGCATTCGTGCCGCCCGTGCCGGGCAAGGATCGCAAGGACTGCTTCGTCTATCGCACGATCGAAGACCTCGAAGCGATGCAGGAATGCGGCGCGCGCTCGAAGACGGGCGTCGTGATCGGCGGCGGCCTGCTCGGTCTGGAGTGCGCGAAGGCGTTGCGCGACCTGGGCCTCGACACGCATGTCGTCGAATTTGCGCCGCGCCTGATGGCCGTGCAAGTGGACGACGGCGGCGGCAAGATGTTGCGCGGCAAGATCGAAGAACTCGGCGTGACCGTGCATACGCAAAAGAACACGCTGGAAATCGTCGATGGCGAAGACGGCACGCACCGCATGCAGTTCGCCGACGGCAGCCATCTCGACACCGACATGATCGTGTTCTCGGCAGGCATCCGTCCGCGCGACGAGATCGCGCGTGCCAGTGGCCTCGCGGTCGGCCCGCGCGGCGGCATCGTAATCGACAACCACTGCCGTACGAGCGATGCCGACATCTACGCAATCGGCGAATGCGCGCTGTGGAACGGCCAGATTTTCGGCCTCGTCGCGCCGGGCTATGAAATGGCGCGCGTGACGGCGAAGCAGTTGCTCGGCGAACCGGACGCCGCGTTCGCGGGCGCCGACATGAGCACGAAGCTCAAGCTGATGGGCGTCGATGTGGCGAGCCTCGGCGATGCACATGGCGCGACGGCGGGCAGCCGCACGTATCAGTTCAGCGACGAACGCAAGCAGGTCTACAAGAAGCTCGTCGTGTCCGACTGCGGCAAGTTTCTGCTCGGCGGCGTGATGGTCGGCGACGCGAGCGAATACGGCACGCTGTTGCAGATGATGCTGAACCGCATCCAGTTGCCGGAATCGCCGGAATTCCTGATCCTGCCGCAAGCGGACGGCAACGCGAAGCCCGCGCTCGGCGTCGATGCCTTGCCCGAAAGCGCGCAGATCTGTTCGTGCAACAACATCTCGAAGGGCGCGATCTGCGCGGCCGTTTGCGCGGGCGCGACGACCATCGGCGACCTGAAGAGCGCGACGAAGGCGGGCACGTCGTGCGGCGGCTGCGTGCCGCTCGTCACGCAGGTGATGAAGGCCGAGATGAAGAAGCAGGGTCTCGCCGTCAACAACCATCTGTGCGAACACTTTCCGTTTTCGCGCCAGGAGCTGTATCACATCGTGCGCGTCGAGCGTATCGAGACCTTCAGCGCGTTGCTGAACAAGCATGGCCACGGCCTTGGCTGCGATATCTGCAAGCCCGCTGTCGCCGGCATTCTCGCGTCGTGCTGGAACGAGTTCGTGCTGAAGAAAGAGCACGCCAGCCTGCAGGACACCAACGACTACTACCTCGCGAACATCCAGCGCGACGGCACGTATTCCGTCGTGCCGCGCATGCCGGGCGGCGAAGTGACGCCGGACGGTTTGATTGCCGTCGGTCAGGTCGCGAAGAAGTACGGTCTCTATACGAAGGTCACGGGCGGGCAGCGCGTCGATCTGTTCGGTGCGCGCGTCGAGCAGTTGCCGTTGATCTGGGAAGAGCTGATCGCGGCGGGCTTCGAATCGGGCCACGCGTATGGCAAGTCGCTGCGCACGGTGAAATCGTGCGTGGGCTCGACGTGGTGCCGTTACGGCGTGGACGATTCCGTCGGCCTCGCGATCGATATCGAGAACCGCTACAAGGGCCTGCGCTCGCCGCACAAGATCAAGTTCGCGGTGTCGGGCTGCACGCGCGAGTGCGCGGAAGCGCAAAGCAAGGACGTCGGCATCATCGCGACGGAAAAGGGCTGGAATCTCTACGTGTGCGGCAACGGCGGCATGAAGCCGCGCCATGCCGAACTGATCGCGTCGGATCTGGACCGCGAAACGCTGGTCCGCTATATCGACCGCTTCCTGATGTTCTACGTGCGCACGGCCGACCGGCTGCAACGCACCAGCGTGTGGCGCGAGAACCTCGAAGGCGGCCTCGACTATCTGCGCGACGTCGTCATCCACGACAAGCTCGGTATCGCGGCGGAACTCGAAGCGGAAATGCAGCACGTGGTCAACACCTACGAATGCGAATGGAAGAAGGCCGTCACGGACCCCGAAACGCGCAAGCGCTTCCGTCACTTCGTCAACAGCGACAGCGCCGACGACAACGTCAGCTTCGTGCCGACGCGCGGCCAGATCCGGCCCGCCACGCCCGACGAGCGCCAGCGGCCCGTGCGCATTCCCGTCGTCGTCGAGCAGTCGACGGAGCCGGCAGAAACGGTTTGACCCAGAGCACCTACGTCACTCATTCACCGATAGAACGGAGATCGACATGAACAACGACCGTCTGCCGACCACCTGGACGTCCATCTGCGCGCTCGACGATATCGTGCCGAACACGGGCGTCTGCGCGCTCGTCAACGGCGAGCAGGTCGCCGTGTTCCGCGTCGAAGGCGAGCGCGGCGGCGTGTACGCCATCGACAACTTCGACCCTGCCTCGCAGGCGGCCGTGCTGTCGCGCGGACTGATCGGCAGTGTCGGCGAGCGCATCGTCGTCGCTTCGCCGATCTACAAGCATCACTTCGATCTGCGCACGGGCGAATGCCTCGAAGCGCCCGACAAGTCCGTCAGCGCGTTCGCGGCGCGCGTCGAAGATGGGCACGTGTGGGTATCGGCGTAATCTACGGAACGGAATCTGGCAATGACGTGCGAGAACATCAAGACGGTGTGTCCTTACTGCGGCGTCGGTTGCGGCATGGTGCTGCACGTCGAGGAAGGGCAGGTCGTCAAGATTTCCGGCGACAAGGATCATCCGACCAACTACGGTCGTCTGTGCACGAAAGGTCAGTCGGCACATGTCGCGCTGCGCAAGTCGGGCCGCCTCGAAAGCGCGTTCGAGCGGCGCACCCGCGACGCCGATCCGATTCCCGTTTCCGCCGATCTCGCGATTCCCGACACCGCCCGCCGTCTGCGCGCGATTCTCGATGAACACGGTCCCGATGCGCTGTCGTTCTACGTGTCGGGACAGATGTCGATCGAGGCGCAATATCTCGTCAACAAGCTCGCGAAGGGCTTTATCGGCACCAACAACATCGAGTCGAACTCGCGGCTGTGCATGGCGAGCGCGGGCAGTGGCTACAAGCTGTCGCTGGGCGCGGACGGGCCGCCGGGCTCGTATCAGGATTTCGACAAGGCGAATCTGTTCTTCGTGATCGGCGCGAATATGGCCGACTGCCACCCGATCCTCTTTCTGCGCATGATGGATCGCGTGAAGGCAGGCGCGAAGCTGATCGTCGTCGATCCGCGCCGTAACACGACGGCGGAGAAAGCCAATCTGTTCATGCAGATCAAGCCGGGCACCGATCTCGCGCTGCTCAACGGCCTGCTGCATCTGCTGCACAAGAATGGCCGTACCGACGCGCGCTTCATCGGCGAGTTCACGGAAGGCTGGGACACGATGCCCGCGTTCCTCGACGACTACACGCCGGAGAAAGTCGCCGCGCTCACGGGCATTCCCGAAGCCGACATCCGCCAGGCCGCGCAATGGATCGGCGAGGCGCCCGAGTGGATCAGTTGCTGGACGATGGGCCTGAACCAGAGCACGCACGGCACCTGGAACACCAACGCGATCTGCAATCTGCATCTGGCGACGGGCAAGATCTGCCGCCCCGGCAGCGGTCCGTTCTCGCTGACGGGTCAGCCGAATGCGATGGGCGGCCGTGAGATGGGCTATATGGGTCCGGGCCTGCCGGGCCAGCGCTCGGTGCTGGTCGAGGAAGACCGCGCGTTTATCGAAGACTTGTGGCAAGTGCCGCACGGCACGCTCAAGACGACGCTCGGCGGCGGCACCGTCGACATGTTCTCGCGCATGGCGGCAGGCGACATCAAGGCATGCTGGATCATCTGCACGAACCCGGTGGCGAGCGTCGCGAACCGGCAGAACGTGATCGCCGGATTACAGGCCGCTGAACTCGTGATCGCGCAGGACGCGTTCCTCGACACGGAAACCAACCGCTACGCCGACGTCCTGCTGCCCGGCGCGCTGTGGGCCGAGGCGGAAGGCGTGATGATCAACTCCGAGCGCAACATGACGCTGATGCAGAAGGCCATCGATCCGCCCGGCGCCGCGCTCGCCGACTGGCAGATCATTGCGCGCGTCGCGTGCGAGATGGGCTTTGCGGATGCGTTCACGTATGCATCGGCGTCTGAGGTGTTCGATGAAATCGCGCGCGTGTCGAATCCGAAGACGGGCTATGACCTGCGCGGCGCTAGCTACGCGCGGCTGCGCGAAACGTCGCTGCAATGGCCGTGCGCGCCCGGTGCCGCATCGGACCGCAACCCGCTGCGGTATCTCAACGACGGCGTGAGCCAGACGCTGAAAGTGCTGCCCGACGGCACGCGCCCCGCACTGGTGTTTCCGACCGCGAGCGGCAAGGCGATGTTCTTCGCGCGTCCGCATGTCGATCCCGCCGAGATGCCTGGCGCGGAATTCCCTGTCGTCCTGAACACGGGCCGCCTGCAACACCAATGGCACACGATGACGAAGACGGGCAAGGTGCCGATGCTCAACCGGCTGAACCCTGCGCCCTTCGTCGAACTGCATCCGGAAGACGCGGCTTCGCTCGGTGTGCGCGACAAGGACCGCGTCGAAGTGCGTTCGAAGCGCGGACGCGCCGTGCTGCCCGCCGTCGTCACCGAGCGCGTGCGCCCCGGCAACTGCTTCGCGCCGATGCACTGGAACGACGTGTATGGCGACGACCTGTGCATCAACGCCGTGACGAGCGATGCAATCGACGCGATCTCGCAGCAACCCGAGCTGAAGTTCTGCGCGGTGGCTTTGTCGCGTGTCGAAGCCGAACCCGACGTGGTCGAAGCGTTGCCACGCGATACTGAAGAAGCACCGGCTGCCGCGCAGGAAACGCCTGTCGCGATGGCCCGTCAGCAACAGGAACTGGATATGGCCCGTATCGACGCTCTCGCCGCCATGCTCGGCATCACCGACACACCCGCTCCGACGCTGGACGATGCCGCGCGGCACTACATGGCGGGCTTCGTCAGCGGCTTGCGTTCGTCGCAAGGCGACGCGCATGGCGTGCCCGCGTTGCCTGCGAATGCACCGCTGTCCGCGAATGCGCGGCTCTGGCTCGACGGCGTGCTCGCGGGTCTTTTCAGCCGTGTACCGGAATCCGCCCCGGCGCTGACGTCCGTGGCGCAACCCGAAGCGGTCGGCGGGCCTGCCGTGCGCATCGCGCACGCGCGGCCCAAGGTCGCGCTGCTGTGGGCGTCGCAGACGGGCAACATCGAATCGTTGACCGAGCAATACGCAACGCAACTGATGGAGTCCGGCTTCGAGATCCGCATGTCGTGCATGGCGGACATGCCCGTCGCCGCGCTCGCGCAGAGCAAGTACGTGCTGCTGATGACGAGCACGTTCGGCGACGGCGACGCGCCCGACAATGGCCAGAGCTTCTGGAACGCATTGCAGGCCGACAGCGCGCCGCGCCTCGCCGATCAGCAATATGCGGTGCTCGCGTTCGGCGACCCCAGCTATGACCAGTTCTGCGGCCACGGCCGCAAGCTCGACGCGCGCTTCGCCGAACTCGGCGCGAAGCGTTTGCATGCGCGCGTCGATTGCGACACGGATTTTCAGCCAGCCGCCGACAAGTGGCTCGAAGCCGTGATCGCGAAGATCAAGGCCGACGACGCGTTGCTCTATGAAGTGCCCGCGCAAGGCGTGATTCCCGCGGTGCTGCCGTCGAAGACGAGTCCCGCCCAGTCGCGGCTCGTCGAGAATCTGCGCCTGAATCGCAATGGCTCGAAGGACACGCGCTACTTCTCGCTGGCGATCGGCGATTCGAACCTCGAATACGAAGCGGGCGATGCGCTCGGCGTGTGGCCGAAAAACTGCCCCGAACTGGTCGACGAACTGATCGATCTGTCGGGCGTGAGGGCGGATGCGCCCGTGCATGTGGCGGGTGTCGGCGACATGCGGATCGCCGACGCCTTGGCGCGGCACTATGAAATCGCGCGGCCGAGCGCGGAAGCGCTGCAACTGATCGCATCGCGCAGCCGCAACGATGCACTCGCCAGGCTGCTCGCCGACGAACGCAAGGCCGACCTGAAACAATGGCTGTGGGGCCAGCAACTGGCCGACGTGCTCCACGAGTTTCCCGCCGATCTCTCCGCCAGCGAGTTGCTCGGCGTGCTCAAGCGCCTGCAGCCGCGGCTCTATTCGATCGCGTCGAGCCCGAAAGCGCATGCGGGCGAAGTGCATCTGACCGTCGCCGCCGTGCGCTACAACAACGGCAGGCGCAACCGCAAAGGCGTGTCGTCGACGTTTCTCGCCGACCGCGCACACGACGTCAGCGTGCCCGTCTTCGTGCAGAAGTCGGCACATTTCCGTCCGCCGCGCAGCGGCGACACGCCGATGATCATGGTCGGGCCCGGCACGGGTGTCGCGCCGTTTCGCGGCTTTCTGCACGAGCGCAGCGCGCGCGGCGCGACGGGGCGCAACTGGCTGTTCTTCGGCGAACAGCATGCGGCAACCGACTTCTACTATCGCGACGAACTCGAAAGCATGCAGCAAAGCGGGCTGCTGACGCGCCTCGATCTGGCGTTCTCGCGCGATCAGGCCGACAAGGTCTATGTGCAAGACCGGATGCGCGAGCAGGGCGCGCAATTGTGGGCATGGCTCGAAGAGGGCGCGCACTTCTACGTGTGCGGCGACGCGAGCCGGATGGCCAAGGACGTCGATGCCGCGCTGAAGGAAGTCGTCGCGCAGCACGGCGGCCTGAGCGCCGAGCGGGCGGAAGAATACGTCGGCGCAATGACGAAGGACCGCCGCTACGTGCGGGACGTCTACTGAAGCGCGCGGGCGGCTGCCCGCAACCTTTGTGTAATGTCAAGCATTTCCGATTAAATCGCACACGATGTATAATGCGTTCCTGTAGAGACATCCGTCTCGTGCCAACGAGGACGCAAATGAAGACCACCGCCAAGGCAGAAGACACGAACCCGAAGCTCGCCGACTTCCTGTGCTTTGCCGTTTACTCGGCGAACCTGGCATTCGGCAAGGCTTACAAGCCGATTCTCGAAGAACTGGGGCTCACGTACACGCAATACATCACGGTGATTGCGCTGTGGGAAGAGGACCATCAGACCGTCAGCAGTCTCGGTGAAAAACTCTTTCTCGAATCGAACACGCTCACGCCGATCCTGAAGAAGCTCGAAGGAATGGGTTATCTGGAGCGCCAGCGCGATCCGGAAGACGAGCGCCAGGTGCGCGTCAGCCTGACCAAGGCTGGCCGGAAGCTGCGCGAGAAGGCGTTCGGCATGGATCTGGTGGAGGCCTGCGGCCTTGCGCCCGACGAGTTCTCGAAGATGCAGAAGTCCATCGTCACGCTGCGCAACAACCTGATCAAGGCAGTGAGCGAGCAGGACTGAGCCACAGTGCGGGCGCTTTCCGCGCCCGTCGACGCTCCGTACCAGGCGCGTCGTCAAGCCGGATTGCCGGCTTTTTTCTCGACAAATGCATCGCACGCGATTAAATCGCACTTGACAGGAAAAATTTTGAGCCTAGAATGTGTCGTACGCGATGTAATCGTGTGCGGTTAAAGAAGATGGTAGCGCCAGTCAGGCGCGATCCACGGAATATTCAACGTTATGGCGCCCCAGCGCGGGCGCCTCCACCTGGCGGAGTTCAACATGAGCAAGTTCTTCAAAGTCGCAGTCTGGTTTGCCCTTGGCGTCGCAGCGTCCACTTCGGCCTTCGCGAGCGGCTACGGCCCCGCGCCGCATTACAACCCGCTGCAAGGCGCCCCCGTGTCGCAGCAAGGCCCGAGCGCCATCGTCGCCGAAGCAGGCCGCAATGCAGCCGCCAATGACGATATGGGTGGCGTAGCGACCCAAACCGTCGAATCGGGTCGTCGCACCATCTCGGGCGAGTTCAACGTGTCCACCTTCAAGCATCACTAAGTCGCGGCCAGAGGAGAGAGCACATCATGGCAAGAATCGACAACGTCCTGTACACGGGCAAGACGCACACCACGGGCGGTCGCGAAGGCGCTGCGCGCAGCCCGGACGGCCGTCTGGATATCCAGCTTTCGCCGCCGGGATCGAGCGGCAAGGGCACGAACCCCGAGCAACTGTTCGCAGCGGGCTGGTCGGCGTGTTTTATCGGCGCGATGGGACTCGCGGCGCGCGAACTGAAAATCGCGCTCCCCACCGACACGGCCGTGAACGCCGAAGTCGACCTCGGCACGGGTGAGGGCGGCTACTTCCTGCAGGCGCGTCTGAACGTGAGCCTGCCGGGCGTGAGCGCTGAAGTCGCGCAGAAGATCGTCGATGCGGCACACCAGACGTGCCCATATTCGAAGGCAACGCGCGGCAATATCGACGTCGAGATCGCGCTGGTTTGACGTGCGCGCTGCAGTGGCCGGATCGCTGGCGTCCTTCAGACGATGGACGCGACGGACCGGCTATTGCGCGTTGCTGCCCGATTGCGGCGGCTGCGGGTTGTGGGCGGGATTCGTGTCGTACTTGAACACGCGTTCGATGCCCGACTCGGGGTCTAACGCCAACGACAGGAGCGCCGCTTCGAGCGCGTCAGCTGTCTCCTTCGAATAAACCTGCTCGCCCTCCACATACACAGTGAAGGAGCGCAGGTATTTCGCTTTCTTTTCAGGGTTCTCGATGGTCTGCCGCGTCCATTCATAGAGAGGGTACGCAGCCGTCCCTACCTCTTCGGCTTCCTTGACGTAGCCGGCGAACGCATCGAACTGGCATGTCAGCACGGCGCGATGCTGGCTGAGCACGTCACGCAGCGGCGCATACGCCTGCGCAGCCGGGTCGGCGCGAAACGCACCAGCCCGTTCGTCCGAAACCGTGATCCTGACCTGGAACTGCCATGTGTCCTGCATGGTTTTCCCCAATCGAGCGATGCCGCGATTCTAGCGAATGGCTGAACTCTCAGCCTGCGCATTCGTGTCGATTCTGAGGTCTCAGAACGGGTTCGTCAGCGGTCGCTCGTTGGTCCAAAAAAGGCTATAAAAATCAACGACATGGAAATTCAATCCTCGACGAAAAACTGGCATGGGCCTTGCGCTATAAGCGCCCACTGGCCACGGCCATAGACAAGCGATGCCACCCGCGCATCCAGATCAAGGAGACATGCTTTGCAAACGACCTCTCACGCCCACGGCCCTTCGCAGCCGGTGCCCGCGCAACAACCCGTCGCTAAGACGCGCTTCTGGCCGGAAGGCTGGTGGAAGCTGATGGAATACCGGATCGGCATCATTCCGCTGCCCGTCTACTTCATCCTGCTCGCGCTGATCACGGGCTTTGCCGTCACGGGCAAGGTGCCCGGCGAAATTTCGATGGCGATCGCCGTGCTGGCGTTCTTCGGCTTCACCTGCGCCGAGCTGGGCAAGCGTCTGCCCGTTCTGCGCAACATCGGCGCGGCCGCGATCTGCGCGACCTTCGTGCCGTCGGCGCTCACGTACTATCACCTGCTGCCGAAACCCGTCCTCAACCTGACGACGGAGTTCACCAAGCAGACGAACTTCCTGTATCTGTTCATTGCGTCGATCATCGTCGGCAGCATTCTGAGTATGGACCGGCGCGTGCTGATCCAGGGCTTCATCAAGATCTTCGTGCCGCTCGCAATCGGTTCGATCGCGGCCGCCATCGTCGGCACGGCGGTCGGCGCGATGTTCGGACTCGGCGTGAAGCACACGCTGCTGTATATCGTCGTGCCCATCATGGCGGGCGGCGTAGGCGAGGGCGCGATTCCGCTGTCCATCGGGTACTCGGAAATCATGCATCTGCCGCAGGGCGAACTGTTCGCCCAGGTGCTGCCGCCCGTGATGCTGGGCAGCCTGACGGCGATCGTGCTGTCCGGCGCGCTCGACATGCTCGGCAAGCGCTTTCCGCATCTCACGGGTCAAGGCCGTCTGCAGGTCGGCGAAAAGGATGAAATGGACCCGGTGAAGGAAGAAATCTCCGGCCATATCGACGTCACGCATATCGCGGCCGCCGGCATCACCGCGATCACGCTCTACCTGCTCGGCCTGATGTGCCGCAATCTGTTCGGTCTGCCCGCGCCCGTCGCGATGCTGTTCCTCGCGGTGCTCGTGAAGCTCGCGCGCGCGGTGTCGCCGCAGCTGCAGGAAGGCGCGTTCGTCGTCTACAAGTTCTTCTCGACGGCCGTCACGTATCCGCTGCTGTTCGCGATCGGCGTCGCGATGACGCCGTGGGACAAGCTGATCGCCGCATTCACGATTGCCAATATCGTGACCATCGTCGTGACGGTGGCAACGCTGATGGGCACGGGCTTTGTGGTTGGGCGCTTCCTGAAGATGTACCCTATCGACACCGCGATCGTGAACGCCTGCCACAGCGGCCAGGGCGGCACGGGCGACGTCGCGATCCTGACGGCGGCGAACCGCATGACGCTGATGCCGTTCGCGCAGATCGCCACGCGCATCGGCGGCGCAATCGTGGTGACGCTGACGTTGATCCTGCTCGCGCATTTCGGCTGACGCGCCCGCGCCCGACGCGGCGCGACAGCGGGCGGCGCGATCTGTTTGCGCCGCCCGTTTTCGTATAAGGTGCCGTGCGCGAATCCAGCGCAAGCCGGCATCCGGCGTCGGGCATCGATGAGGTTGAATGTGCGCGTGAGAATAAGAGGCATACCGTTGTGGGCATGGGCCGCTGCTGGCGCGCTGTATCTCGGCGCGGCAGCAGCGGCCGTCGAATTTGCGTGGGACCGCGCGATCGATGCGCTCGCGCAAGTCGGCGCGCATCGGCTGGATCTGTACGCGGCCAGCCTGAAAAGCGAGCTGGGCCGCTTCGAGATGATGCCCGCCATCGTCGCGCGGCAAGATAGCGTGCGTGCGCTGCTGCGCGCAGGCTCGCGCGCTTCGCCCGAACTGCTGCACGACGTCAATACGTATCTCGAAGCCGTCAGCGACGACGCGGGCAGTCTCGCCGTCGACGTGATCGACCTGCAAGGCGAGGTGATTGCCGCGAGCAACTGGAACCAGTCGTTCAGCTTCGTCGGCACCAATGTTTCCTATCGGCCGTACTTCAAGGACGCGCTCGTACACGGCACGGGGCGCTTCTTCGGCATCGGCACGAACACGGGAATGCCGGGCCTGTACTTCGCGAGCGCCGTGCGCGACGCGGGCAAGCCGATCGGTGCCGCCGCCGTGAAGCTGAGCGTCGATGCGCTCGAAGCGGCGTGGCGCACGCCGGGCGAAGCGGCGATGGTGATCGACAGCAACGGCGTGATCGTCATCTCGACGGTGCCCGCGTGGAAGTTCACCGCGTTCCGGCCGATCACCGCGCAGCAGCAGCGCGACATTCAGGCTTCGCGGCAATACGCGGGCCGCAACGTCGATGCGCTGCCGTATCGCCGCGTCGGTGAGTGGAACGGCACGGCATGGCTCGGGCGCTTTCCCGACTGGCGGCGGGCGGGCCACACCACGCAGTTTCTCGTGATGTCGCGGACCGCGCCGCAGGCGGGCGACTCGATCACGGTGCTGCTCGACGTGGCCACCGCGCGGC
Protein-coding regions in this window:
- a CDS encoding organic hydroperoxide resistance protein, which gives rise to MARIDNVLYTGKTHTTGGREGAARSPDGRLDIQLSPPGSSGKGTNPEQLFAAGWSACFIGAMGLAARELKIALPTDTAVNAEVDLGTGEGGYFLQARLNVSLPGVSAEVAQKIVDAAHQTCPYSKATRGNIDVEIALV
- a CDS encoding 2-hydroxycarboxylate transporter family protein, with protein sequence MPAQQPVAKTRFWPEGWWKLMEYRIGIIPLPVYFILLALITGFAVTGKVPGEISMAIAVLAFFGFTCAELGKRLPVLRNIGAAAICATFVPSALTYYHLLPKPVLNLTTEFTKQTNFLYLFIASIIVGSILSMDRRVLIQGFIKIFVPLAIGSIAAAIVGTAVGAMFGLGVKHTLLYIVVPIMAGGVGEGAIPLSIGYSEIMHLPQGELFAQVLPPVMLGSLTAIVLSGALDMLGKRFPHLTGQGRLQVGEKDEMDPVKEEISGHIDVTHIAAAGITAITLYLLGLMCRNLFGLPAPVAMLFLAVLVKLARAVSPQLQEGAFVVYKFFSTAVTYPLLFAIGVAMTPWDKLIAAFTIANIVTIVVTVATLMGTGFVVGRFLKMYPIDTAIVNACHSGQGGTGDVAILTAANRMTLMPFAQIATRIGGAIVVTLTLILLAHFG
- a CDS encoding MarR family winged helix-turn-helix transcriptional regulator; this encodes MKTTAKAEDTNPKLADFLCFAVYSANLAFGKAYKPILEELGLTYTQYITVIALWEEDHQTVSSLGEKLFLESNTLTPILKKLEGMGYLERQRDPEDERQVRVSLTKAGRKLREKAFGMDLVEACGLAPDEFSKMQKSIVTLRNNLIKAVSEQD